One Cuculus canorus isolate bCucCan1 chromosome 1, bCucCan1.pri, whole genome shotgun sequence DNA segment encodes these proteins:
- the SPRY2 gene encoding protein sprouty homolog 2 → METRTQHGSGSQALLQARRDSGRPHGEPDLRDVLMQQVHVLSLDQIRAIRNTNEYTEGPTVAPRPGVKSTPRLATQPKTERPHGLPEHRHFSRIQHTQTHTSPRVPLSRSVSTVSTGSRSSTRTSTSSNSSEQRLLGSSSGPVADGIVRMQPKSELKSNELKPLSKEDLGAHSYRCEDCGKCKCKECTYPRTLPSCWICDKQCLCSAQNVVDYGTCVCCVKGLFYHCSNDDEDNCADNPCSCSQSHCCTRWSTMGVVSLFLPCLWCYLPAKGCLKLCQGCYDRVNRPGCRCKHSNTVCCKVPSVPPRNFEKPT, encoded by the coding sequence ATGGAGACGAGAACTCAGCACGGCAGCGGGTCGCAGGCCTTGCTACAGGCTCGGCGTGACAGTGGGAGACCTCATGGAGAGCCCGACCTGCGGGATGTCTTGATGCAGCAGGTTCACGTCTTGTCATTGGACCAGATCAGAGCCATTCGAAACACAAATGAGTACACGGAGGGACCTACAGTGGCTCCACGGCCAGGGGTCAAGTCTACTCCTCGGCTGGCAACCCAACCCAAAACTGAAAGGCCCCATGGCTTGCCTGAGCATCGTCATTTTAGCCGGATTCAGCACACACAAACGCACACCTCTCCTCGGGTCCCTCTGTCCCGATCCGTCAGCACAGTCAGCACAGGTTCAAGGAGCAGTACAAGGACAAGTACGAGCAGTAATTCATCTGAACAAAGACTTCTAGGATCATCTTCGGGGCCAGTTGCTGATGGGATAGTCCGAATGCAGCCCAAGTCTGAGCTCAAGTCAAATGAGCTGAAGCCGCTGAGCAAAGAAGACTTGGGAGCTCACAGCTACAGGTGCGAGGACTGTGGGAAGTGTAAGTGTAAGGAGTGCACTTATCCGAGGACCCTTCCGTCATGTTGGATCTGTGACAAGCAGTGTCTTTGCTCAGCCCAGAATGTGGTCGATTATGGGACTTGTGTTTGCTGCGTGAAGGGCCTCTTCTATCACTGCTCTAACGATGATGAGGACAACTGTGCTGACAACCCATGCTCCTGCAGTCAGTCACATTGCTGCACTAGATGGTCCACCATGGGTGTGGTGTCCCTCTTTCTGCCTTGCTTGTGGTGTTACTTACCAGCCAAGGGTTgccttaagttgtgccagggtTGTTACGACCGGGTAAATCGGCCTGGGTGCCGCTGTAAACACTCCAACACAGTTTGTTGCAAAGTTCCCAGTGTACCCCCCAGGAACTTTGAAAAGCCAACATAG